A single window of Balaenoptera acutorostrata chromosome X, mBalAcu1.1, whole genome shotgun sequence DNA harbors:
- the TIMM8A gene encoding mitochondrial import inner membrane translocase subunit Tim8 A codes for MESSSSSSAAGLGSVDPQLQHFIEVETQKQRFQQLVHQMTELCWEKCMDKPGPKLDSRAEACFVNCVERFIDTSQFILNRLEQTQKSKPVFSESLSD; via the exons ATGGAGTCCTCCTCGTCTTCCTCCGCAGCGGGTTTGGGCTCGGTCGACCCGCAGCTGCAGCATTTCATCGAGGTAGAGACTCAGAAGCAGCGCTTCCAGCAGCTGGTGCACCAGATGACGGAACTTTGTTGG GAAAAGTGCATGGACAAGCCTGGGCCAAAGTTGGACAGTCGGGCTGAGGCCTGTTTTGTGAACTGCGTTGAGCGCTTCATTGATACAAGCCAATTCATCTTGAATCGACTGGAACAGACCCAGAAATCCAAGCCAGTCTTCTCAGAAAGCCTTTCTGACTGA
- the BTK gene encoding tyrosine-protein kinase BTK: protein MAAVILESIFLKRSQQKKKTSPLNFKKRLFLLTVQKLSYYEYDFERGRRGSKKGSIDVEKITCVETVVPEKNPPPERQIPRRGEECSEMEQISIIERFPYPFQVVYDEGPLYVFSPTEELRKRWIHQLKNVIRYNSDLVQKYHPCFWIDGQYLCCSQTAKNAMGCQILENRNGSLKPGSSHRKTKKPLPPTPEEDQILKKPLPPEPTAAPVSTSELKKVVALYDYMPMNANDLQLRKGNEYFILEESNLPWWRAQDKNGQEGYIPSNYVTEAEDSIEMYEWYSKHMTRSQAEQLLKQEGKEGGFIVRDSSKAGKYTVSVFAKSTGEPQGVIRHYVVCSTPQSQYYLAEKHLFSTIPELINYHQHNSAGLISRLKYPVSQQNKNAPSTAGLGYGSWEIDPKDLTFLKELGTGQFGVVKYGKWRGQYDVAVKMIKEGSMSEDEFIEEAKVMMNLSHEKLVQLYGVCTKQRPIFIITEYMANGCLLNYLREMRHRFQTQQLLEMCKDVCEAMEYLESKQFLHRDLAARNCLVNNQGVVKVSDFGLSRYVLDDEYTSSVGSKFPVRWSPPEVLMYSKFSSKSDIWAFGVLMWEIYSLGKMPYERFTNSETAEHIAQGLRLYRPHLASERVYTIMYSCWHEKADERPTFKILLSNILDVMDEES, encoded by the exons ATGGCTGCAGTGATATTGGAGAGCATCTTTCTGAAGCGATCccagcagaaaaagaaaacatcaccTTTAAACTTCAAGAAGCGCCTCTTTCTCTTGACCGTGCAAAAGCTTTCCTACTATGAGTATGACTTTGAACGTGGG AGAAGAGGCAGTAAGAAGGGTTCAATAGATGTTGAGAAGATCACCTGTGTTGAAACAGTGGTTCCTGAGAAAAATCCTCCCCCTGAAAGACAGATTCCG agaaggggagaagagtGCAGTGAAATGGAGCAGATTTCAATTATTGAAAGGTTCCCTTACCCCTTCCAG GTTGTATATGATGAAGGGCCTCTCTATGTCTTCTCCCCAACTGAAGAACTGAGGAAGCGATGGATTCACCAGCTCAAAAATG TAATCCGGTACAACAGTGATCTGGTACAGAAATACCACCCTTGCTTCTGGATCGATGGGCAGTATCTCTGCTGCTCTCAGACAGCCAAAAATGCTATGGGCTGCCAAATTTTGGAGAACAGGAATGGAA GCTTAAAACCTGGGAGTTCGCACCGAAAGACGAAAAAGCCTCTTCCTCCCACGCCTGAGGAGGACCAG ATCTTAAAAAAGCCACTGCCCCCTGAGCCAACAGCAGCACCTGTCTCGACAAGTGAGCTGAAAAAAGTTGTAGCCCTTTATGACTACATGCCAATGAATGCAAATGACCTACAGCTGCGGAAGGGCAACGAGTATTTTATCCTGGAGGAGAGCAACTTACCCTGGTGGCGAGCCCAGGATAAAAATGG GCAGGAAGGCTACATCCCTAGTAACTATGTAACCGAAGCAGAGGACTCCATAGAAATGTATGA GTGGTATTCCAAACACATGACTCGGAGTCAAGCTGAGCAACTGCTAAAGCAAGAG GGGAAAGAAGGAGGCTTCATTGTTAGAGACTCCAGCAAAGCTGGAAAATATACTGTGTCTGTGTTTGCCAAATCTACAGG GGAACCTCAAGGGGTGATACGCCATTATGTTGTGTGTTCCACACCTCAGAGCCAGTATTACCTGGCTGAGAAGCACCTTTTCAGCACCATCCCTGAGCTCATTAACTACCATCAGCATAACTCTGCAG GACTCATATCTAGGCTCAAATATCCAGTGTCTCAACAAAACAAGAATGCGCCTTCCACTGCAGGCCTGGGCTATG GATCATGGGAAATCGATCCAAAGGACCTGACCTTCTTGAAGGAGCTGGGGACTGGACAATTTGGAGTAGTGAAGTATGGGAAATGGAGGGGCCAGTATGACGTGGCCGTCAAGATGATCAAAGAAGGCTCCATGTCTGAGGATGAGTTCATTGAAGAAGCCAAAGTCATGAT GAATCTGTCCCATGAGAAACTGGTGCAGTTGTACGGCGTCTGCACTAAACAGCGCCCTATCTTCATCATCACTGAGTACATGGCCAATGGCTGCCTCCTGAACTACCTGAGGGAGATGCGCCACCGCTTCCAGACTCAGCAGCTGCTGGAGATGTGCAAGGATGTCTGTGAAGCCATGGAATACCTGGAGTCAAAGCAGTTCCTCCACCGAGACCTG GCGGCTCGAAACTGTTTGGTAAACAATCAAGGAGTTGTTAAAGTATCTGACTTCGGCCTGTCCAG GTATGTTCTGGATGATGAATACACAAGCTCAGTAGGCTCCAAATTTCCAGTCCGGTGGTCTCCACCAGAAGTTCTTATGTATAGCAAGTTCAGCAGCAAATCTGACATTTGGGCTTTTG ggGTGCTGATGTGGGAAATTTACTCTCTGGGGAAGATGCCATATGAAAGATTTACTAACAGTGAAACAGCTGAACACATTGCCCAAGGCCTACGTCTCTACCGGCCTCATCTCGCTTCAGAGAGGGTATATACCATCATGTATAGCTGCTGGCATGAG aaAGCAGATGAACGTCCCACCTTCAAAATTCTTCTGAGCAACATTCTAGATGTCATGGATGAAGAATCCTGA
- the RPL36A gene encoding 60S ribosomal protein L36a — PTDSHEEARPETSYILPFPASPLSFRADSALANMVNVPKTRRTFCKKCGKHQPHKVTQYKKGKDSLYAQGKRRYDRKQSGYGGQTKPIFRKKAKTTKKIVLRLECVEPNCRSKRMLAIKRCKHFELGGDKKRKGQVIQF, encoded by the exons CCCACCGACTCCCATGAGGAAGCGCGACCAGAAACCTCCTATATACTTCCGTTTCCGGCCAGCCCTCTCTCTTTCCGTGCCGATAGCGCTCTCGCAAACATG GTGAACGTTCCTAAAACCCGCCGGACTTTCTGTAAGAAGTGTGGCAAGCACCAACCCCACAAAGTGACTCAGTACAAGAAGGGCAAGGATTCGCTGTATGCCCAGG GAAAGCGGCGGTATGACAGGAAGCAGAGTGGCTATGGTGGGCAGACTAAGCCGATTTTCCGGAAAAAG gctAAAACTACAAAGAAGATTGTGCTGAGGCTTGAATGTGTTGAGCCGAACTGCAGATCTAAGAGAATGCTGGCTATTAAGAGATGCAAGCATTTTGAGCTGGGAGGAGATAAGAAGAGAAAG GGCCAAGTGATCCAGTTCTGA